From the Dehalococcoidia bacterium genome, one window contains:
- a CDS encoding transposase: MLGKRSVQKGLFEADNLYVEHVGRDSFYGFLASMRGQLFEDGSFAEIYCPDNGRASVPPSLLATALLLQTHDRVSDEEAWQRAAFDIRWKVALGIEIDEKPFAKSTL, translated from the coding sequence ATGCTTGGAAAACGGTCGGTACAGAAGGGGTTGTTCGAAGCGGATAATCTTTATGTGGAGCATGTGGGCCGCGATTCGTTCTATGGATTCTTGGCGTCGATGAGGGGGCAGTTGTTCGAGGATGGGTCTTTTGCCGAGATTTACTGTCCTGATAACGGGCGTGCGAGTGTGCCGCCAAGCCTGCTGGCGACGGCGTTGCTGCTGCAGACGCATGATCGAGTAAGCGATGAGGAAGCATGGCAAAGGGCGGCCTTTGATATTCGATGGAAGGTGGCTTTGGGGATTGAAATCGATGAGAAGCCGTTTGCCAAGAGTACGCTGCA
- a CDS encoding CoA transferase, whose product MTMILEGIRVIDMGHWLVGPGATAMLGDLGAEVIKIEDRVTGDASRGMMQAQGATCGVSGQNWFFEHCNRNKKSVTVDLGKAEGRRILYELVAKSDVVVHNKRQSVMQQLKADYGVLSKHNPLLIYATASSFGSEGLDKDRTAMDLSGQARSGLMYVFGEPSMPPLAARGAPADRMGAVMTAFAIVAALLYRERTGIGQEVQTSMFGSMIHLLSMYVDFQSMLGEPMTRRDRNNCGNPLWNYYKCKDDKWIMLSGVQADRYWADLCHALGLEHIQNDPRFENMVVRGRNAAECIAIMDETFATKTRAEWLQNLGSAGDLIYESVNTIPEMMQDPQVRANRYIVDFDHPVWGKMTQAGFPMHFTRSPASIRLPAPEFGAHTEEVLTEVLGYTWEDIVKLKDDQVI is encoded by the coding sequence ATGACAATGATTCTGGAGGGGATTCGGGTTATCGACATGGGTCACTGGCTAGTCGGACCCGGTGCTACGGCTATGCTGGGCGATCTAGGGGCTGAAGTCATCAAGATAGAAGATAGGGTCACCGGCGATGCATCGCGCGGCATGATGCAGGCTCAGGGTGCCACTTGCGGAGTATCCGGGCAGAACTGGTTCTTCGAACACTGCAACCGGAACAAGAAGTCTGTCACGGTGGATTTGGGTAAAGCGGAGGGAAGGAGAATACTCTATGAACTTGTCGCGAAGTCGGACGTGGTAGTCCATAACAAGCGCCAGTCGGTTATGCAGCAGTTGAAGGCGGATTATGGAGTGCTTTCCAAGCACAACCCGCTCTTGATATATGCGACTGCGTCCAGTTTTGGGTCAGAGGGGCTGGATAAGGACAGGACCGCCATGGATCTCAGTGGACAGGCAAGATCGGGACTGATGTACGTGTTCGGGGAACCCTCGATGCCTCCGTTGGCGGCTCGTGGTGCGCCGGCTGACCGCATGGGTGCAGTCATGACGGCCTTTGCCATTGTAGCGGCCCTCCTGTATCGAGAAAGGACGGGAATTGGGCAAGAGGTACAGACCTCCATGTTCGGCAGCATGATCCACTTACTCAGCATGTATGTCGACTTCCAGAGCATGCTGGGAGAGCCTATGACTCGGAGGGACAGAAACAATTGCGGTAATCCGCTCTGGAATTACTACAAGTGCAAAGATGACAAATGGATCATGCTGTCCGGTGTCCAGGCAGATAGATACTGGGCCGACCTGTGTCATGCTTTGGGGTTAGAACACATTCAGAATGACCCCCGGTTCGAGAACATGGTGGTCAGAGGTCGAAACGCCGCCGAGTGTATCGCTATTATGGATGAGACTTTTGCCACCAAGACAAGAGCCGAGTGGCTGCAAAACTTGGGCAGTGCCGGAGACCTGATATACGAGTCAGTCAACACAATTCCGGAAATGATGCAGGATCCCCAGGTACGGGCCAATCGATATATCGTTGATTTCGATCATCCCGTCTGGGGGAAGATGACTCAGGCAGGTTTTCCGATGCACTTCACACGCTCACCGGCGTCGATCAGGTTGCCGGCCCCGGAGTTCGGCGCACATACAGAGGAGGTGTTGACTGAAGTGCTGGGTTACACATGGGAGGACATTGTGAAGCTGAAGGACGATCAAGTAATTTGA
- a CDS encoding ABC transporter substrate-binding protein yields the protein MTPPATTPGVTTPAAITTPIVSQEPVRIGVLTSWSGGAARAGNLVDEVLKIINTQLKEAGGINVGGVMRPVNWIKQDDATKVSDTVTGYKKLALDNVAVVAVGGATAASLTAASDAAEDNKVPLVSVGSTPENLSDLPFTVRGIYPNASDVSTLVSEFVLNNFKPKKVGFLSVEMQDIHHRVELMKGLLEAAGVTIGSEQYYDVGTVDFSALLTRIKHDNPDVLITNTSGMDTTYQAIFKQIPSLGGWGDIKVVAGDNAATGPASKEVGADGTYSWTLWTPGLPDSGSKAFERVWVKTYPGSTPSGGHVAMYQTLWVALKGVELAGSDNPAKIAQALRSGNFQWDNAPGGSFKINRDGTHNFKGVIVLLKDGKANVITD from the coding sequence ATGACACCACCAGCAACAACGCCCGGGGTGACAACCCCTGCGGCGATAACTACGCCGATTGTCTCCCAAGAGCCTGTGCGCATTGGGGTTCTGACCTCGTGGAGCGGTGGAGCAGCAAGGGCTGGTAACCTTGTTGATGAGGTGCTGAAGATCATTAACACACAACTGAAAGAGGCAGGAGGTATCAATGTTGGCGGAGTGATGAGGCCCGTTAACTGGATCAAACAGGATGACGCGACCAAGGTATCCGATACCGTAACCGGCTACAAAAAGCTGGCGCTCGATAATGTTGCGGTAGTGGCCGTTGGCGGGGCGACGGCAGCTTCTCTCACCGCGGCATCGGATGCGGCGGAGGATAATAAAGTACCGCTCGTGAGCGTGGGTTCAACCCCGGAGAACCTAAGCGATTTGCCATTTACTGTGCGAGGTATTTATCCGAACGCCAGTGACGTGAGTACCCTGGTGAGTGAATTCGTGCTGAACAATTTTAAGCCCAAGAAAGTGGGCTTTCTCAGTGTAGAGATGCAGGATATTCACCACCGTGTCGAGTTAATGAAGGGCCTTCTTGAAGCCGCAGGCGTAACGATCGGTTCTGAACAATACTACGATGTTGGCACCGTCGATTTCAGCGCTCTCCTTACGCGCATCAAGCATGATAATCCAGACGTGTTAATCACAAACACCTCTGGGATGGACACGACCTATCAGGCCATATTCAAACAGATACCTTCGCTGGGTGGGTGGGGTGACATTAAGGTTGTAGCTGGGGACAATGCCGCAACCGGCCCCGCTTCAAAAGAGGTCGGGGCTGATGGTACCTACAGTTGGACTCTGTGGACTCCCGGGCTTCCAGATTCAGGCAGCAAAGCTTTCGAGCGTGTCTGGGTCAAGACGTATCCAGGGAGTACTCCTAGCGGCGGACATGTAGCTATGTATCAGACACTCTGGGTCGCCCTAAAGGGCGTAGAGTTGGCTGGCTCCGACAACCCGGCTAAAATTGCCCAAGCGCTTCGCTCGGGCAATTTTCAATGGGACAATGCGCCCGGAGGATCATTTAAGATAAATCGGGATGGAACCCACAACTTCAAGGGGGTGATAGTGTTGCTTAAGGACGGCAAAGCTAATGTAATCACTGACTGA
- a CDS encoding SDR family oxidoreductase yields the protein MDLELEGKTAIVTGGASNIGRAIVLGLAREGAKIVIADIDEIQSRKVVKEAKRVGAVDIWASKTDVTEPKQIQRMVEETLGRFERIDILVNNAGAGHIPCKFIEEDLSIWERTIGLNLRNVLYCTRTVLGPMMRQKSGAIVSIGSDAGRTFEAKGAVYASAKAGVIGLTRSLAFEMGPHGIRLNVICPALTPAKANEVGEMSNWHRKEIQGMMQPEVLEKWAKRYPLRKLGTPEDIANAVLFMVSDRVSGHITGQTLSVNGGSVLI from the coding sequence ATGGACTTGGAGTTGGAGGGCAAGACGGCGATTGTCACCGGAGGCGCATCAAACATCGGGCGTGCCATTGTTCTGGGGCTAGCCAGGGAAGGTGCCAAAATCGTCATCGCTGATATAGATGAGATTCAGTCCCGAAAAGTCGTGAAGGAGGCAAAGCGGGTCGGGGCCGTCGATATTTGGGCCTCGAAAACCGATGTGACCGAGCCGAAGCAAATACAACGGATGGTTGAAGAAACGTTGGGTAGGTTCGAGCGCATAGACATTCTGGTAAACAACGCTGGAGCTGGCCATATCCCGTGCAAATTCATTGAGGAAGATCTGTCCATATGGGAAAGAACAATTGGACTCAACCTCAGAAACGTGTTGTATTGTACCCGGACGGTGTTGGGACCGATGATGCGACAGAAGAGCGGAGCTATCGTCTCCATCGGCTCGGATGCAGGCAGAACCTTCGAGGCCAAGGGGGCCGTATATGCCAGTGCAAAGGCTGGCGTGATCGGCTTGACAAGGAGCCTGGCTTTTGAAATGGGACCACACGGCATACGACTGAACGTGATTTGCCCGGCGCTGACTCCGGCAAAAGCAAACGAGGTAGGGGAAATGAGCAATTGGCATCGTAAAGAAATACAAGGGATGATGCAGCCGGAAGTCCTGGAGAAATGGGCCAAGAGATATCCTCTGCGCAAGTTAGGTACGCCAGAGGATATTGCCAATGCGGTGTTGTTCATGGTGTCAGATCGAGTTTCTGGACATATCACCGGCCAGACCCTGAGTGTCAATGGGGGTTCGGTCCTGATTTAG
- a CDS encoding VOC family protein produces the protein MPNQQHTLKLPSLWQMGILVRDVDRAVAHSIFRFGWGPFRVEEFQLTGAIFRGQPRDWKMKAAFTTHPGPVEIELFQVLEADADIRDFYWSRGGGLHHLGYLVEDLEEMLAELTRDESEPVWHHRLPGVRLAFVDVDEVVGVRYELVEVKRKTRQ, from the coding sequence ATGCCGAACCAACAACACACATTAAAACTGCCATCGCTATGGCAAATGGGCATTCTGGTTAGAGATGTGGACAGGGCAGTAGCGCATTCCATCTTTCGCTTCGGCTGGGGGCCCTTCCGCGTTGAAGAGTTTCAGCTGACGGGCGCCATTTTTCGCGGTCAGCCGAGAGACTGGAAGATGAAGGCAGCCTTCACTACCCATCCCGGTCCCGTTGAAATCGAGCTCTTCCAAGTTTTGGAGGCCGACGCGGACATAAGAGACTTCTACTGGTCAAGAGGAGGGGGGCTTCATCATCTGGGGTACCTCGTAGAAGACCTGGAGGAAATGCTGGCTGAGCTGACCAGAGACGAATCAGAGCCCGTTTGGCACCACCGTCTCCCCGGAGTGAGGCTCGCTTTTGTGGATGTCGACGAGGTCGTCGGCGTCCGTTACGAACTGGTCGAGGTCAAGAGGAAAACACGACAATAA